A single genomic interval of Polyangia bacterium harbors:
- the queA gene encoding tRNA preQ1(34) S-adenosylmethionine ribosyltransferase-isomerase QueA yields the protein MRTSDFNYFLPTDHIAAHPSPTRDGSRLLILDQKTRQRRHVYFSDIEAALPRRSLIVVNDTRVVPARLRGVKQTGGTMEIILTHKAHDAGPALSPGEETWQALGRGIPKRDAPPTFVFGGLLTVTVLARGERGGLRVSVRPPAGMDVLSALERVGEVPLPPYIEAARRQRMPGDDGRATAGDRERYQSVYAAHPGAVAAPTAGLHFTPALLNAVAAAGHSIVPVTLHVGPGTFRPVETEEIADHRMDGERFHIPEVTANAVNAARAEGRPIVAVGTTVVRTLEWAARQAGGGSIGAGDGESRLFLSPGDEFLIVTDLITNFHLPRSTLLMLVAAFAGRDCILAAYEEAIALGYRFYSYGDAMLITHARASS from the coding sequence TTGAGAACTTCTGATTTCAATTACTTCCTGCCGACTGACCATATTGCGGCGCATCCCTCGCCGACCCGGGATGGTTCCCGTCTGTTGATTCTAGATCAAAAAACGCGTCAGCGAAGACACGTTTATTTCAGCGACATAGAAGCGGCCCTACCGCGACGATCGCTGATCGTTGTGAACGACACACGCGTCGTGCCAGCCCGCCTGCGCGGAGTGAAGCAAACGGGCGGAACCATGGAAATAATTCTAACGCATAAGGCTCATGATGCTGGGCCTGCACTCAGCCCTGGCGAGGAGACCTGGCAAGCCCTGGGCCGTGGTATTCCCAAACGCGACGCGCCACCAACCTTCGTTTTCGGCGGGCTGCTGACCGTCACCGTTCTCGCGCGGGGCGAGCGCGGAGGGCTGCGGGTGTCAGTGCGGCCGCCCGCCGGAATGGATGTGTTGTCGGCCCTGGAACGGGTCGGCGAGGTGCCATTGCCACCTTATATCGAAGCCGCGCGCCGGCAGCGCATGCCTGGTGACGACGGTCGTGCGACGGCTGGCGATCGCGAACGTTACCAGTCGGTCTATGCCGCGCACCCGGGTGCCGTGGCGGCGCCGACGGCGGGGCTGCATTTCACGCCGGCGCTGCTGAACGCGGTGGCGGCCGCCGGTCATTCGATCGTTCCCGTCACGTTGCACGTGGGCCCGGGAACATTTCGGCCGGTCGAGACCGAGGAGATCGCCGACCACCGTATGGACGGCGAACGGTTTCACATCCCGGAGGTCACGGCGAACGCCGTCAATGCCGCGCGCGCCGAGGGCCGGCCGATCGTCGCCGTCGGAACCACTGTCGTGCGCACGCTGGAATGGGCGGCCCGCCAGGCGGGCGGAGGATCGATCGGCGCCGGCGACGGCGAGAGCCGCTTGTTTCTTTCGCCAGGCGATGAATTTCTGATCGTCACCGATCTCATCACCAACTTTCATCTGCCGCGTTCGACGCTGCTGATGCTGGTGGCCGCGTTCGCTGGACGCGACTGCATACTGGCCGCTTATGAAGAAGCCATCGCGCTCGGTTATCGTTTCTACAGTTATGGCGATGCGATGTTGATCACCCACGCGCGGGCCTCATCGTGA
- the tgt gene encoding tRNA guanosine(34) transglycosylase Tgt, with protein MSDGGPVFRVDAQAGQARAGRLRTEHGEIETPVFMPVGTQASVKALASGDLETLGPQIILGNTYHLALRPGAERIRSLGGLHRFMSWPRPILTDSGGFQVFSLRERRTIDDNGVTFHSHIDGSPQRLTPERAMEIQAALGSDIAMAFDECPPADASVDVIRAAMTRTTRWAARCAEAPRAPGQLRFGIVQGGIDFRLRIEHLSEIGELPFEGLALGGLGVGEPPEIMHDVVTLIAPEMPADRPRYLMGVGTPLDIWNGIRAGIDMFDCVMPTRNARNGQFFVRGARLNIANAQHRDDPRPIEEGCPCECCSRYSRAYLSHLFHAKELLYYRLASVHNLQHYLDLARQARAAILAGHFPDQPW; from the coding sequence GTGAGCGACGGTGGTCCCGTTTTTCGCGTCGATGCTCAGGCCGGCCAGGCGCGCGCCGGTCGGTTGCGTACGGAGCACGGCGAGATCGAGACGCCGGTGTTCATGCCGGTGGGGACCCAGGCCAGCGTCAAGGCGCTGGCGTCCGGCGATCTGGAGACGCTGGGGCCGCAGATCATCCTGGGCAACACGTATCACTTGGCGCTGCGCCCCGGGGCGGAACGCATTCGCTCCCTGGGCGGGTTGCATCGCTTCATGAGTTGGCCGCGCCCCATTCTCACCGACTCGGGTGGCTTCCAGGTCTTCAGCTTGCGCGAGCGGCGGACCATCGACGACAACGGGGTGACGTTTCATTCACACATCGACGGGTCGCCGCAGCGGCTGACCCCGGAGCGAGCGATGGAGATCCAGGCCGCGCTGGGCAGCGACATCGCGATGGCCTTCGACGAGTGTCCGCCCGCCGACGCGTCCGTTGACGTCATCCGCGCCGCCATGACCCGCACCACCCGTTGGGCAGCGCGCTGTGCGGAGGCGCCGCGCGCGCCCGGGCAGCTGCGCTTCGGGATCGTGCAAGGCGGAATCGACTTTCGATTGCGCATCGAACACCTGTCCGAAATCGGCGAGCTGCCGTTCGAAGGGTTGGCGCTGGGCGGGTTGGGCGTGGGCGAACCGCCCGAGATCATGCACGACGTCGTCACGTTGATCGCGCCCGAGATGCCGGCCGATCGCCCGCGCTATCTGATGGGCGTGGGCACGCCACTCGACATCTGGAACGGCATTCGCGCCGGCATCGACATGTTCGACTGCGTGATGCCGACCCGCAACGCGCGCAACGGTCAGTTCTTCGTGCGCGGCGCGCGCCTGAACATCGCCAACGCTCAGCACCGCGACGACCCGCGCCCGATCGAGGAGGGCTGCCCGTGCGAGTGCTGCAGCCGGTACAGCCGCGCCTATTTGTCGCACCTGTTTCACGCCAAAGAGCTGCTGTATTACCGACTGGCCAGCGTGCACAACCTGCAGCACTACCTGGACCTGGCGCGCCAGGCACGGGCGGCGATTCTGGCCGGACATTTCCCCGACCAGCCCTGGTGA
- the elbB gene encoding isoprenoid biosynthesis glyoxalase ElbB, whose translation MAKRVGVILSGCGHRDGSEIHEASLTMLSLDRAGAEIICAAPDVEQARVVDHVSGERNAGPPKRRALVEAARIARFGIRPLSALDPRDLDALIFPGGEGVGQNLSNWYEKGEVCDVDADVARLLRACLPAHKPMGFICLAPLLAARILGPIAGVRITLGPRGTVPARHAAVMGADVRPCVVNDLVIDQKNKIVSTPAFMYDDARLRDVAAGIDKLVRTVMSLARDRAPSPQPQGQPQRPLPLQPEPQPPRSAIDPQRRKPRRESPPPR comes from the coding sequence ATGGCAAAACGTGTGGGCGTGATTCTGTCTGGCTGTGGGCATCGCGACGGCAGTGAGATTCACGAAGCGTCGCTGACGATGCTGTCGCTGGACCGGGCTGGCGCGGAGATCATCTGCGCGGCACCTGACGTCGAACAGGCCCGGGTGGTCGATCACGTCAGCGGCGAGCGAAACGCTGGTCCGCCCAAGCGGCGCGCCTTGGTCGAAGCGGCACGCATCGCGCGCTTCGGAATTCGCCCGCTGTCGGCATTGGATCCGCGCGACCTTGACGCGCTGATTTTTCCGGGCGGCGAGGGCGTCGGACAAAATCTTTCGAACTGGTACGAGAAGGGCGAGGTCTGCGACGTTGACGCCGACGTCGCGCGCTTGCTGCGCGCTTGCCTCCCCGCGCACAAGCCGATGGGATTCATCTGCCTGGCGCCCTTGCTGGCAGCTCGCATCCTGGGCCCGATCGCTGGCGTGCGGATCACGCTCGGCCCACGGGGCACGGTGCCCGCGCGCCACGCCGCCGTGATGGGCGCCGACGTACGTCCCTGCGTGGTCAACGATCTGGTGATCGATCAAAAAAACAAAATCGTCTCGACGCCGGCCTTCATGTACGACGACGCCCGGCTGCGCGACGTGGCCGCTGGGATCGACAAGCTGGTGCGCACCGTGATGTCACTGGCCCGCGATCGAGCGCCTTCACCCCAGCCGCAAGGCCAACCACAACGACCGTTACCACTTCAACCGGAGCCGCAGCCCCCGCGATCAGCGATCGATCCCCAGCGCCGCAAGCCCCGCCGAGAATCGCCGCCGCCACGCTAG
- a CDS encoding DUF507 family protein, with amino-acid sequence MRLYSGKIPGLATEIVKTLADAGDIAVTDRAEAELDVQAVLKEYLRLDREITEKAKDVLQKRNLPYEQFGKVKRALAGEKAFGLGEDGLEWMTTQMIESFMQSPHVEEIFVEDSVMRRRMSDILKKNMQVDEELDEEVRRRIKNLQEGTSTWEIEYSKVLDQIKRNRGLDQ; translated from the coding sequence ATGCGTCTTTACAGCGGGAAGATTCCTGGGCTGGCGACCGAGATCGTCAAGACGCTGGCTGACGCCGGCGACATCGCGGTTACCGATCGCGCCGAGGCCGAGCTGGACGTCCAGGCTGTGCTCAAGGAGTACCTGCGCCTGGACCGCGAGATCACCGAGAAGGCCAAGGACGTTCTACAAAAGCGCAACCTGCCCTATGAACAATTCGGCAAGGTGAAGCGCGCGCTGGCCGGCGAGAAAGCCTTCGGCCTCGGCGAAGACGGCCTGGAGTGGATGACCACGCAGATGATCGAGTCGTTCATGCAGTCGCCGCATGTCGAGGAAATATTCGTCGAGGACAGCGTCATGCGCCGCCGCATGTCCGACATCTTGAAGAAGAACATGCAGGTCGACGAAGAGCTGGACGAGGAAGTCCGCCGGCGCATCAAGAATCTTCAGGAGGGCACGTCCACCTGGGAGATCGAATACAGCAAGGTCCTCGACCAAATTAAGCGGAACCGCGGTTTAGATCAGTAA
- a CDS encoding rhomboid family intramembrane serine protease → MLIPLRDESPRVRFPIVTFLLIAINTAVFLFERSLSRAGQELLVNAAGAIPFEIVNRVDIGPRDLLPWPGSILTSMFVHGSWLHIVGNMWFLWLFGDNVEGALGPIRYALFFLLVGTVGALAQSFVIPDSKAPMIGASGAVAGVLGAYVLLYPRAKLLTFALIPLFWNFVRVPAWLFLGLWFVGQFFIGAGSGVAWMAHVGGFLAGLGIVRLLSPAFRRRPAGAPPEVESIPPGRR, encoded by the coding sequence GTGCTGATTCCCCTTCGTGACGAGAGTCCCCGGGTGCGGTTTCCGATCGTCACGTTCCTCCTGATCGCCATCAATACCGCGGTTTTTCTCTTTGAACGCAGCCTGAGCAGGGCCGGCCAAGAGCTGCTGGTCAACGCGGCCGGCGCCATCCCATTCGAGATTGTGAACCGAGTCGACATCGGCCCGCGTGATCTGCTGCCCTGGCCGGGCTCAATCCTGACGTCGATGTTCGTGCACGGCAGCTGGCTGCACATCGTAGGCAACATGTGGTTTCTCTGGTTATTCGGCGACAACGTGGAAGGGGCTTTGGGACCCATTCGCTATGCGCTGTTTTTCCTGCTGGTCGGCACCGTCGGTGCGCTGGCCCAGTCCTTCGTCATCCCAGACTCGAAAGCGCCAATGATTGGTGCGTCGGGGGCGGTGGCCGGCGTCCTGGGCGCGTACGTGCTGCTGTACCCACGGGCGAAGCTACTGACCTTCGCGTTGATCCCGCTGTTCTGGAACTTCGTTCGGGTGCCGGCCTGGCTGTTTCTGGGCCTGTGGTTCGTGGGGCAGTTCTTCATCGGGGCAGGGTCGGGCGTGGCGTGGATGGCCCACGTGGGCGGTTTTCTGGCCGGCTTGGGAATCGTGCGCTTGTTGTCGCCAGCGTTTCGGCGGCGTCCCGCCGGCGCGCCGCCGGAGGTCGAATCCATTCCGCCCGGCCGTCGTTGA
- a CDS encoding 30S ribosomal protein S1: MVSTTSHTENPGTEESFASLFEESLKHEDVKEGDIVKGTVIQVAKDHVVVDIGYKSEGTIPLYEFTQADGSVGVKAGDVIDVFLESREDENGLCILSKEKADRLKVWDEISGACERDELIEGTISTRVKGGLSVTIRGGVKAFLPGSQVDLRPVRNLDAFIGKSHRFKVIKFNKKRGNIVLSRRVLLEKERAELKEQTLEKLKEGQIVEGIVKNLTEYGAFIDLGGIDGLLHITDMSWGRVTHPSELFQVGDHVRVKVLKFNADTERVSLGLKQISEDPWTHAQEKYPPGTVVRGKVVSLKDYGAFIELEQGIEGLVHISEMSWTRRVKHPSKVVAVGDTVEAVVLDIDPRQNRISLGMKQLEPNPFASLKEKYPPGTVVKGIVRNIADFGIFVEIEEGIDGLVHVSDLSWTQRVKHPSELYQKGDEVESVVLNIDFDGEKPKVSLGIKQLVPDPWDRIPYDYPPGKIVEAKVIKVLDFGAFVEIERGVEGLIHVSEFSDERVEDPKQFVKVGQTLKAEIIGVDTAERKIGLSFRGATRAEELADAQGFSGGVPTATLGDVMRDKLAALQPKKPGKNAGDESE; encoded by the coding sequence ATGGTTTCAACGACGAGTCACACAGAAAACCCTGGAACGGAGGAGAGCTTCGCCAGTCTCTTTGAAGAGTCGCTCAAGCACGAGGACGTCAAAGAGGGAGACATCGTCAAGGGGACTGTCATTCAGGTCGCCAAGGACCACGTCGTCGTTGATATCGGATACAAGTCGGAAGGAACGATTCCTCTTTACGAGTTCACCCAGGCCGATGGGTCGGTGGGTGTCAAAGCAGGCGACGTTATCGATGTCTTCCTCGAAAGCCGCGAAGACGAAAACGGCCTGTGCATTCTCTCGAAGGAGAAGGCCGATCGCCTGAAGGTGTGGGACGAGATCTCCGGCGCCTGCGAGCGCGACGAGCTGATCGAAGGGACCATCAGTACGCGGGTGAAGGGCGGCCTGTCTGTCACCATCCGCGGCGGCGTGAAGGCCTTCTTGCCGGGATCGCAGGTGGATCTGCGGCCGGTGCGCAACCTCGACGCCTTCATCGGCAAGAGCCATCGCTTCAAGGTCATCAAGTTCAACAAGAAGCGCGGCAACATCGTGCTGTCGCGCCGGGTGCTCTTGGAAAAAGAGCGCGCCGAGTTGAAAGAGCAGACGCTGGAGAAACTGAAGGAAGGCCAGATCGTCGAGGGTATCGTCAAGAACCTCACCGAGTATGGCGCCTTCATCGATCTCGGCGGCATCGATGGTCTCTTGCACATCACGGACATGTCGTGGGGCCGGGTCACACACCCGTCCGAGCTGTTTCAGGTCGGCGACCACGTGCGCGTCAAGGTTTTGAAGTTCAACGCCGACACCGAGCGCGTCTCGCTCGGGCTCAAACAGATCAGTGAGGATCCGTGGACCCACGCCCAGGAGAAGTACCCGCCCGGCACCGTCGTGCGCGGCAAAGTGGTCTCGCTGAAGGACTACGGCGCGTTCATCGAGCTTGAACAGGGCATCGAGGGTCTGGTGCACATCTCCGAGATGTCGTGGACCCGTCGGGTCAAGCACCCGTCGAAGGTGGTCGCGGTCGGCGACACCGTCGAAGCGGTGGTGCTGGACATCGATCCGCGCCAGAACCGCATCAGCCTGGGCATGAAGCAGCTGGAGCCGAACCCGTTCGCTTCACTGAAAGAGAAGTATCCGCCCGGCACGGTGGTCAAAGGCATCGTCCGCAACATCGCCGACTTCGGCATCTTCGTGGAGATCGAAGAAGGCATCGATGGTCTGGTGCACGTGTCGGATCTCTCCTGGACCCAGCGGGTCAAGCACCCGTCGGAGCTGTACCAGAAGGGCGACGAAGTCGAGTCGGTGGTCCTGAACATCGACTTCGACGGCGAGAAGCCGAAGGTCTCGCTGGGCATCAAGCAGCTGGTGCCGGATCCGTGGGATCGCATTCCCTATGATTACCCGCCCGGCAAGATCGTCGAGGCCAAGGTCATCAAGGTCCTCGACTTCGGCGCCTTCGTGGAGATCGAGCGCGGCGTGGAGGGTTTGATCCACGTCTCCGAGTTCTCCGACGAGCGCGTGGAAGACCCCAAACAGTTCGTCAAGGTGGGGCAGACGTTGAAGGCCGAGATCATCGGCGTCGACACCGCCGAGCGAAAGATTGGCCTGTCGTTCCGCGGCGCCACCCGCGCCGAGGAGCTGGCCGATGCGCAGGGCTTCTCCGGCGGCGTGCCCACCGCGACGCTGGGCGACGTCATGCGCGACAAGCTGGCCGCCTTGCAGCCAAAGAAGCCGGGCAAGAACGCCGGCGACGAATCCGAGTAG
- a CDS encoding AI-2E family transporter, translated as MSAEDPPSSRPGPSARGTPVVENVPPRDPARLTPAPVPRAAPARSSRTVAWLRRFAKLWGFALFCVFVVYLFRDVALPFLFAILVAYILAPVVDRLARMRVGTRTLPRAAAVLIVYVNILAALGLFIGYFIPKLSTDFARLFREAPQLFTRLNHELLPRAGAWVDRNLGAGDTVEAEPALRPSPSSRTGVIVEPLTGGRFKIGLDNLSLEVTPVADGKYLIAPPHSEDAENLTGGKWERSIKKWISERVASTEGESRRAIEYGQKFVTAVVSGIGRTFLVLMVAAFILIDLQRVKGFLRSLVPDSYQSDYDRIVVGIDHGLSGVIRGQLIICLINGSMTYIGILIFHVKFPLLLAGIAAVMSLVPIFGSILSSIPIVAIALISSGDFDISRGVSVLAWICGIHLIEANFLNPKIMGDAAKIHPVLVVFALIAGEHSYGLTGALFAVPVASMIQTIFVYYRRRGFERPRSPATATSPTP; from the coding sequence ATGTCGGCTGAAGATCCGCCGTCTTCCCGCCCCGGGCCGTCGGCTCGGGGCACGCCGGTGGTGGAGAACGTCCCCCCGCGCGATCCGGCTCGGCTGACGCCGGCGCCGGTTCCGCGGGCGGCCCCGGCGCGATCGTCGCGCACCGTAGCCTGGCTGCGGCGCTTCGCCAAGCTGTGGGGCTTTGCGCTCTTCTGCGTCTTCGTTGTCTATCTGTTTCGCGACGTCGCGCTGCCGTTCCTGTTCGCCATCCTGGTGGCGTACATCCTGGCGCCGGTTGTCGATCGTCTGGCGCGCATGCGCGTGGGAACGCGGACGCTGCCGCGGGCGGCGGCGGTGCTGATCGTTTACGTCAACATCCTGGCCGCCCTGGGCCTGTTCATCGGGTATTTTATCCCCAAACTGTCGACCGACTTCGCCCGATTGTTCCGGGAGGCGCCGCAGCTTTTCACCCGCCTTAACCACGAACTTTTGCCGCGGGCGGGAGCTTGGGTCGATCGCAACCTGGGCGCTGGCGACACCGTCGAAGCCGAGCCGGCGCTACGGCCGTCGCCCTCGTCGCGCACCGGCGTGATCGTCGAGCCGCTAACGGGCGGGCGCTTCAAGATCGGCCTCGACAACCTCTCGCTGGAAGTCACCCCCGTGGCCGATGGCAAATACCTGATCGCGCCGCCGCATTCGGAAGACGCGGAGAACCTGACCGGCGGTAAGTGGGAACGTTCGATCAAGAAATGGATCTCCGAACGGGTCGCCTCAACCGAAGGGGAGAGCCGGCGGGCCATCGAATACGGCCAGAAGTTCGTCACCGCGGTGGTGTCGGGGATCGGACGCACGTTCCTGGTGTTGATGGTGGCGGCGTTCATCCTGATCGATCTACAGCGGGTGAAAGGCTTCTTGCGCTCGCTGGTCCCGGATAGCTATCAGTCCGATTATGACCGCATCGTGGTCGGCATCGATCATGGCCTGTCTGGTGTCATCCGCGGCCAGCTGATCATCTGCCTCATCAACGGCTCGATGACGTATATCGGGATCCTCATCTTCCACGTGAAGTTTCCGCTGCTCCTGGCGGGAATCGCGGCGGTGATGAGCCTGGTGCCGATCTTCGGATCGATCCTGTCGTCGATCCCGATTGTGGCCATCGCTCTCATCTCGTCGGGTGACTTCGATATCAGCCGCGGCGTTTCTGTGCTGGCCTGGATCTGCGGCATTCACCTCATCGAGGCGAACTTCCTCAACCCGAAGATCATGGGCGACGCGGCCAAGATCCATCCTGTGCTGGTGGTGTTCGCCTTGATCGCCGGCGAGCACAGCTATGGCCTGACCGGCGCGCTGTTCGCCGTGCCGGTGGCGTCGATGATCCAGACGATCTTCGTCTATTACCGGCGCCGCGGCTTCGAACGCCCGCGCTCGCCGGCGACAGCGACCAGTCCCACGCCTTAG
- a CDS encoding alpha/beta hydrolase, which translates to MGGQPSKETSLTTKDGLSLYAEWWQPDNRPAIGVAVLIHGFSAHCGNYRPVAERLAAAGIAAWLFDSRGHGRSQGRRGYVRRFSDYSDDLDLMVAAARAQWPGLPLALIGHSQGGAVALDYLTTGRGPVQAVVLATPWLALKLKVPRLKLLLSRLMGRVWPTLTMGNEIRPEEVSRNPEVLAGWKDDKLIHHAATPRWFNEVRAAQVRILAAPEKLQVPTLLLAAGEDRLVSTDTSLAYAKAVGPTIVVRAYPGLYHEIFLEPERDAVLAEIADWLTERFRA; encoded by the coding sequence ATGGGTGGCCAGCCGAGCAAGGAAACGTCTCTCACCACCAAGGATGGCCTGTCGCTGTATGCCGAATGGTGGCAACCGGACAATCGGCCGGCGATCGGCGTGGCGGTACTGATTCATGGGTTCAGCGCCCACTGTGGCAACTACCGCCCGGTCGCCGAGCGGCTGGCCGCCGCCGGCATTGCCGCGTGGTTGTTTGACTCGCGCGGGCACGGACGGTCACAGGGGCGGCGCGGGTACGTGCGGCGTTTCTCCGACTATAGCGACGACCTGGACCTGATGGTGGCCGCCGCCCGCGCCCAATGGCCCGGTCTGCCGCTGGCGTTGATCGGTCACAGCCAGGGCGGCGCGGTGGCGCTGGATTACCTGACGACCGGCCGCGGCCCGGTGCAGGCGGTGGTGCTGGCCACGCCCTGGTTGGCGCTGAAGTTGAAAGTGCCGCGGCTCAAGCTGCTGCTATCGCGCCTGATGGGCCGGGTGTGGCCGACCCTGACCATGGGTAACGAGATTCGCCCGGAGGAGGTTTCGCGGAATCCCGAGGTCTTGGCCGGCTGGAAAGACGACAAGTTGATCCACCATGCGGCCACACCGCGCTGGTTCAACGAGGTGCGGGCGGCGCAGGTCCGCATCCTGGCCGCCCCCGAGAAACTACAGGTCCCTACTCTCTTGCTGGCCGCCGGCGAAGATCGCCTGGTATCGACCGACACCTCGCTGGCCTACGCGAAGGCGGTCGGGCCGACTATCGTGGTGCGCGCGTACCCTGGCCTTTATCACGAGATCTTTCTGGAACCGGAGCGTGACGCCGTGTTGGCAGAGATCGCCGATTGGCTAACGGAAAGATTCCGTGCCTGA
- a CDS encoding radical SAM protein gives MRITEIYASIQGETQYAGLPCTLVRTTGCDLRCTYCDSAFSFYGGHELSLDAILAEVKRLAAPLVLLTGGEPMLQREIVALAELLLAEGFRVMIETSGAHPVAALPVDVIRIVDIKTPASGESARTRLDVLDGLRPRDAVKFVLTDEADYRWAAELIRSRALASRTEVLLSPVHGRLDPQKVVQWMLRDRLPARLNLQIHKYIWAPEARGV, from the coding sequence ATGCGAATCACCGAAATCTACGCCAGCATCCAAGGCGAGACCCAGTACGCCGGCCTGCCGTGCACGCTGGTGCGCACCACTGGGTGCGACCTGCGCTGCACCTATTGCGATAGTGCGTTTTCCTTCTACGGCGGCCACGAGCTGTCCTTGGACGCCATCCTGGCCGAGGTCAAACGCCTGGCGGCGCCGCTGGTGCTGCTGACCGGCGGCGAACCGATGTTGCAGCGGGAGATCGTCGCCCTGGCCGAGTTGCTGCTGGCCGAAGGCTTCCGGGTCATGATCGAGACCTCCGGTGCCCATCCTGTCGCCGCCTTGCCAGTCGACGTCATTCGCATCGTCGACATCAAGACGCCAGCTTCGGGCGAATCGGCGCGCACGCGCCTGGACGTGCTGGACGGACTGCGCCCGCGCGATGCCGTCAAGTTCGTGCTGACGGACGAGGCTGACTACCGTTGGGCGGCCGAGTTGATCCGCTCCCGCGCGCTGGCCTCGCGAACCGAGGTCCTGCTGTCCCCGGTGCACGGACGGTTGGACCCGCAAAAGGTGGTGCAGTGGATGCTGCGCGACCGTCTGCCGGCGCGCCTGAATTTACAGATCCACAAATACATCTGGGCCCCGGAAGCACGCGGCGTGTGA
- a CDS encoding tetratricopeptide repeat protein: MLAFAGCATRPKKDLDQSQIHFQLAADSFRNRRIEAAMDELQKALVMDPENADAMNLLGLINLQQGSEYVAQAETDNCLRGADEETVRQQANAKFRQAEQELRKATMLRPQFSEAWNNLAVAGLSLKDFDLAATAARNALKDVTYPEPEVARANLGWALFQEKDNEGAWRELHEAAARSPGFCVGRYRLAKVYVERSDYERAAEELDAVTSSATCPIQEAFLLSGLVHERRKDAAGARALFGRCAELAPRGCLAAQCKRYAEMLQ; encoded by the coding sequence ATGCTGGCCTTCGCGGGGTGCGCAACGCGCCCGAAGAAAGATCTCGATCAGTCCCAGATTCACTTTCAGCTGGCGGCCGATTCTTTTCGAAATCGGCGCATCGAGGCGGCCATGGACGAGCTGCAAAAAGCACTCGTGATGGACCCGGAAAATGCCGATGCGATGAACTTGTTGGGCTTGATCAACTTGCAGCAGGGATCGGAGTACGTCGCGCAGGCCGAGACGGACAACTGTCTGCGCGGCGCCGACGAGGAAACCGTTCGCCAGCAAGCGAACGCGAAGTTTCGTCAGGCCGAGCAAGAACTGCGCAAAGCGACGATGTTGCGACCGCAGTTTTCCGAAGCATGGAACAATCTGGCGGTGGCGGGACTGTCGTTGAAGGATTTCGATCTGGCGGCCACGGCGGCACGCAACGCCCTGAAGGACGTCACCTACCCCGAGCCCGAGGTGGCGCGCGCCAATTTGGGTTGGGCACTTTTTCAAGAGAAGGACAACGAAGGCGCGTGGCGCGAGCTGCACGAAGCGGCCGCCCGCTCGCCCGGTTTCTGCGTCGGACGTTATCGACTGGCCAAGGTGTATGTCGAGCGCAGCGACTATGAACGCGCCGCCGAAGAGCTGGACGCGGTGACGTCGTCAGCGACCTGTCCGATCCAGGAGGCGTTCCTGCTTAGCGGCCTCGTGCACGAGCGCCGCAAGGACGCGGCGGGCGCGCGCGCGCTGTTTGGCCGTTGCGCGGAGCTGGCGCCCCGTGGTTGCTTGGCAGCCCAGTGCAAGCGCTATGCGGAGATGCTCCAGTAG
- a CDS encoding helix-turn-helix domain-containing protein — translation MSVRSTESSGAENRDRIERDNFGVWLRDARHDQGASLGEISASTKVSQSTLQLLEAGNLAELPAEVFVRGFIRSYAKAVGVDDTHPLHLYERALQARRDAERAQSKTPVIDPIFSGPMGEDEQPRRTLGLAVFVIILLLIATITLSLLLRRPPQSGEGLSRRDAPAAIAGARAAPV, via the coding sequence ATGTCCGTAAGGTCCACTGAAAGCAGCGGCGCGGAAAATCGAGATCGCATCGAGCGCGACAACTTCGGCGTCTGGCTGCGCGATGCCCGTCACGATCAGGGCGCCTCGCTGGGCGAGATTTCCGCCAGCACCAAGGTGTCGCAGTCGACGCTGCAGCTGCTGGAGGCGGGCAACCTGGCCGAACTGCCGGCGGAAGTTTTCGTGCGCGGCTTTATCCGTTCCTATGCCAAGGCCGTTGGCGTCGACGACACGCACCCGCTGCACCTTTACGAGCGGGCCCTGCAGGCGCGCCGCGACGCCGAACGGGCCCAGTCGAAGACCCCGGTGATCGATCCGATTTTCTCGGGTCCCATGGGCGAAGACGAGCAGCCGCGCCGGACCTTGGGCCTGGCGGTGTTCGTGATCATCTTGTTGCTGATCGCCACCATCACGCTGTCCTTGCTGCTGCGCCGTCCGCCGCAATCGGGCGAAGGGTTGAGTCGGCGTGACGCGCCAGCGGCGATCGCTGGCGCACGCGCGGCGCCGGTTTAG